The nucleotide window AGTCAAAGCTAAAGATATAGTAAAAGCAATTGGGGAAGTATCAGGATTATCTTCAACCAGCATTGGACGTATTGATGTACTGGATAAGTTCTCCTTTGTGGAACTTCCCAAGCAACACGCACGTGAAGTTGTCGGTGCCCTGCAGAGAAAAGGAATAAAGGGACTCAGAATAAACATGGAACCCGCAAATAAGAAGATGTAACATTTTTAAACTCTTCTTATTTTCACTCTTCTATTTTCATGTTATTCTAATTTTTTTCTATTCTTCAATTTAATTCTTCAATTTAATACTATATTCCATTCTAATTATTTAATCCAGAGTTTTAACCAGGGTAAGAATATTCTTTCCATCTTTAAACTGGTAATGAACACTGTCAGTCATTGTTTTAAGGAAATGAATGCCCAAACCCCCTGGAGATCTTTCTTCAAGAGGTGCTCCTAAATCTGGTTTATCAACTTTAAGGGGATTGAAAGGTTCGCCTCTGTCTTCTATCATTATTATAATGTTATTATTTTCTTTACAGATGGTGAGTTGAATGGGGCCGGTTCGGTGGGTGTAACCATGCAGAATGATGTTGGATGCAGCTTCATCCACTGCTAGTTGGAGTTGAAATGCACTTTTTTCATTTAAACCCAGTTTACTGGCACTTTCAGTGGTAAAATCAGCTATAATGGACAAGTTCTCTAGATCTGCTTTTACCTGAAGTTTGAATTCATCATCCATTCCCAAATCCTCCTCAAGATCTAATCATCTTCTGTAAATTATTTCTCAGTTTATAATTCTCCTTAGGGTCTAATCATTTTCTGTAGATTATCATTCTTTCAGGTCATAATTCACCTTAGGGTCCATTATCTTCTGTGGATATCATCTCTAAGACCATATCATCTTATGTAGGTCCTCTCTTTCAAGATCATAACATCCTTCTCAGGACCATAAGGGTGATATCATCGGCCTGGGGTGTGCCAGAGGCAAAATCATAAACCTGATCAATAATAAGATTCTTCAGATCATCAGAAGACAGATCCTGATTATCCATTATAATTTTAATCAATCGTTCCTCACCGAACTGATCTTCCTGCCGGTTAATGGCCTCAGTAACTCCATCGGTGTATAAAACCAGAAGATCCCCTGGACAGAGATCTATAGTTTTTTCAGCCATTTTAAGACCCTTCATAGCTCCTAAAACAACACCCCCAGTACTTAATCGGAGAATTTCCTCGTTTTCATTTCTTAAAAGGAGTGGGGGGTTATGACCTGCATTTACAAAGGTGAGTTTGTTATGGGAACTATCCAGGATACTGTAAAACAGGGTTACAAACATGTTAGAATGGGGTTCTTCATTAATGAAGTTATTAACACTTTCTATCATCCTTCCCACTCCAGGGTTGCGGCAAGCTTTGGCCCGGAGGAGTGTGCGTGAAAATGCCATGAAAAGGGCTGCAGGTATTCCTTTACCCGAAACATCACCAATGGTAAGGCCGGTTTGTTCCTTGGAAATGGGTATGAAATCATAGAAGTCACCCCCAACCTCCTGTGCTGGTATGCTGCTGGCAGCTAGGTCATAATTTTCAATAAATGGTATGGTATGGGGTAGGAAACTTTCCTGAATTTGTTTAGCTATTTCCAGCTCTTTTTTTCTTCTTTCAAGTTGAGCTGAGAGTTTGTCACGTTCTCTTTTAGTTTTACGTTCCTTTATGAGGTTGGTTATCATAAAAGCAAAAATGAACATTCCCACTGCATTGGCCAGTATCATGGGGATGTAAAGGCTTTCAACCACTTGCAGGGCCTGGGCATATGGTGATGCAATTATAAGTACCAGGATCATGTGGAATGTTTCAAATAAAATTGAGAATAAAACTGCCCCCCAGATGCCAATGAAACGTTTTCGGTTGGCGAGGTAGATAATACCTGCAAACAGTCCGGCCAGGATGGTGGATAATGAACAGGGAATGGAGGTGAATCCATCCATGGTCATGCGATGTAAACCGCCTATTAACCCGGCTCCTAAACCTACAATTGGCCCTCCAACCAGTCCAGCTACCATAGGGCCCAGATCACGTACATTGGCAATTGCCCCAAATATATCCACCCCTGAATATGATCCGTAGATGGATATGCCACCAAATATTAAAATGAGTATTATCTGATTTTTAATGGTTAATTTACCATCAAGGACTTCGGTGAAATATTTCAGACGGGTCAGGAGGTAAGCCATGACAAAGATAACGCAGACTTTCTCTATCAGATCAGTAAAAAGGATTATGCTCAGGGTTTCCATAGAAATCTTATTTTAATTTTTTACAGGAGTTAATTTTTTTTCAGATTATTTTTACCATAATCCCATTTTAATTCTTGAGTTCAGTTTTTATATTTAATTTAATCAGCTTAATTTAATCATTGAATGTTTAGAAACTAGCGATGGCTTCCTCCTCCCCATCGTAAATCTGGAAGAGTTGCGTAAAACCAGCAATTTCAAAGATTTCCGTAACATAGGGTTGCAGGGATGATAGTTTAAGAGTGCCTCCCAGTTTGTTCAACTTTTTAAGGGATGAAAGCATCACCCTTAGTCCTGAACTGCTTATATATTTTACTCCTGAAAGATCAGCTACCATTTTAATTTTACCTGAATCAATAAGTTCATCCAACTTTTTTTCAACCAGATTGGAATTATAGGCATCCAACCTACCATTTAAGAACACTATTTCCACATCATTAACTGTTTTTGTTGTGATTTCCATTTCCACACCATCCCCTACATTTCAACCTGCTTATTATTATTGGGAAGTTTGATTAATTCCTTCAAATTTCACATTCCATTATTTTTCATTCTGCTAATCTCTACTTCCTTAATCTCATGTTTTTAGTTTTATAATCAATTTTAATCTTATAATTTCTTTGTTAGTAATGTTTCCTCCATTCAGCCACCACATAATCGAATATTTCATGGGCAAATTCTGAATAAACATCCACGCTTTCAGGATCAAAGGCCACATTGTTAAGGTACTGCAGGCGGATGCTATCTCCATCCAGGTATTCTGGCATGATACCACAGAAGAAAAAACCAATTTTCTCAATTTGGGGGTACAACGTAGCAGTGCCCTGATCCTTCAGAGGCAGATCCAGCACTATGAGCTCAATTTTCTGCTCTTTCAAGTCCCGAACATGGAGTCGTAGTTCATCAAGGAAGTCCACTCCGAATTCTTTCACTCTCAAAAATGCACTGGCCATTTCAGGTAAAACATGAGAGTGGATATGGGAATGGGGAGCCAGATCAACAGTATCAGGATCAGCTTTTTTGAAAACACGCGGTAATTTTGCGTGCTGGTAGATTTTGCTGATGATCATCTGATGAGGGTGTGGTAAAAAAACAGTCTGCTCCCTGTCAGGAACCACCGGTACATAGAAAAGGGCTACAGTACGCCGGATATCTGCTATTTCAGTTTTCATTTTCTTAAAAATGGCAGTGGGAGGAGAATGTGCCAGCACAAAGCCAGTTTCCTTGGCACCCATTTTAACGTTGGATTTTTGGGATGCCACATGAACAGTCACTGCTCTACTGTAAAGACCGAGAATGCCTTGGGATGCCACTTCTTCCATCATCATCTTTTTCATCCGGGGAAACAGTCCTCTTCCCCTATAACGCGGGTCTACTGCAGCCAGAGCAGATTCACCCACATGATCTTCCGGTGTTTCCAAGAAAACTCCCAGATGTCCTACAATCTCATCCTCCTCATTTACCGCCACACAGGAAGTTACCAGTCCAGATTCTATGAGGGATGCGAATTTTTCAGGGTAGTAAATATCTTCATGGGGATAGGTGTAACCATAAACCCGGTATATCAATCTTGCCAGGGACACGGTTTCATCAGAACGCATCAGTCGCAAATTTACTTTTTCAGATTTCGGTGCCAGATCCACGTTACTGGGCTGGCTAATTACAGAGGATGGTTCAACATCAACTACGGTCTCAAAAGGGAAGTTTTTAACCAGTTCCACTACTTTACCCCTTTTTCCTAAATATTTACTTCTAATTTCATCAGTACAGGCCCGCATTAACTTAACACCAATATCTGAGGGTTCATCCTCATTTAAACGCTGGAGATTGAAGGGCATTCCCTCATCCCTCACTGTAATACGAAAACAGGTGGGTTCGCGATGAATTTTCACCTTATAGTATCCTTCTTCACCCGGTTCGTAGGCGTGTTCTATAACGTTGTGACAAGCTTCCTCTGTTGCCAGTTCTAAATCCCTTATTGAAACTTCATCCAGACCATATCTACAGGCAACATCCCGCACAGCACGTAGAACTATGGGGAGTAATTTTAGCTCTGCTTTGAACTTTAAGGAAGCTAAAATTTCTTTATCAACTTTATTTTTATCAACTGTACTGGGGGTCATGTTTTGCCTCCAAGGAAATAAATTGCTGGATATAAACCGGAACTGTACTTGATTTGAGAAGGAAATGAGCAGGTTTGAAAAGGAGATGACTTACGTTTATTGGGTGCGGAAAAAGATGGTGATTGTGATAAAAAATAATTAAATTTGTTAATTGAAAGGATGGGAATGAGAAATTCAGCAAATGGTTTTCTATAAAACATACCAAAAAACGTGTTTCAAAGAAAAGTTCCTGTTTGGTATTCCCCATACACATATTGTCCCTAAAAAATGGTTTCATCAAGACAACCCCTCCATATATTTATTGTGAGCAATGTTTTATAATATAATTTTTGGATTCTCTGCAAGATAAGCGACCAGTAATCTGAGAATATGTTGGCAGTGGATCTATTGTCATGGAAGTATGTTGGTTATTGAAGTATTTTGGTCATTTAGTGTATTCTGTGAATGTGTTGTCATTGAGTAGTAGTAAGCTTGAATGTAATTTTAAAATAGAATAATATAAAAAACTGGATCAATAGGACATATAGGACATATAAGGTATAATGGAGTATAATAAGACATAATGGGGTATAATGAGGTATATGGGATAATGAAAAATAGAAATAGAAAATTTAAGTTGAAATTTGTTAATTTTCACTGGATCTAGTATTGTTGGGATCAGGTATCTGGTTTTTGCGGAGGGGTTTCTTTTCCTTGTGGTTTCCCTTTGGCTAATATTCCTACTAAACCACCTATAATTCCCAGTATTGCGCTACTGATAAAACTGATAACTGCATTTTCTGCAATAAATGTTAGAGTTCCGGGAATGAATATAATGGCAGCCAATAAAGAACCCAGTCCTCCTGCAAGACCTCCATTAACAATACCTTCTTTATAGGTTGCAGTGCCCCAATAAGCAGCTAAAAGACCACCAATTATTGGTGCAAAAACGCTTATAAATGCAGAAACTGCTGTATCTAATGATATGAACATAATCCCAATTGTTTCAAGTACAATTGTTACCACGAAACCAATAGCCACTGCTGTCCAATTCACCATTGTTCCTCACTCCTGTTTAATTAAACCGGTCTTTAGTTACTACTCCAATTACTCCCCCGATAATTCCCAGTATTAAGCCGAAAATAAAGCCCATTGCCAGGCCACCAATGATCGCGGTGAAAGCACCTAATAATACGAATCCAAGGAGAGCTCCACCACCTGCACCCGCAATACCTCCATTAACTGCACCATCCTTGTAATCTCCTCCCACCAGATATGCTGCAACAAAACCACCAATAATTGGGGCTAAAACACCTAAAAATGGTATGAATATTCCAATCAGCCCAATAATCACAGTTACAACAATTCCTATGAGTACCGGGGTCCAGTTTGTATTTTGTTCCACCATAAGCTTCTTTATCTCCTGAATATTATGTAGTAGTATGTAAAACTGATTCAACGGGAGTGTATTAATGGATATTTGAGGAGTGGGATAATATTGGGGAATATGTAGATATTCTACCGGAATAACCCCTACAACTTTCCTCAGACTTTCCTCAATTTATTATTTTCTCGATAATGCATTATATTTATTTATCATTTGTTCAATGCATCAGCTACTATACTTGCCACAGAAACATTACTCACTTCAGATTTAAGGGTGTCACTACCCACCACATCATCTGCTCCGGCGGCGAATATCTTAAGCAAAGCATCACCCACCAGTACTGGATGCACACAGCTTACCACAATCTTATTGGCATTATGTTCTTTCAGGATACCGCAGGCATTGACAATGGTTCCACCAGTGCTGATGATATCATCAATTATAACTGCGTCCCTTCCCTCAACATCCAGGTTTTTGGGTTTGGTTTCCACTTTTTCAGGGGACAGGCGTACTTTCTCCAGATAATCTGATTCACAGTTAAGTATGTTTGCAACTTCCTGGGCAAAACCCAGGGCACCCTTATCTGGAGCCACGATTACTGGATCTTCCACATTATTTTCCACGTAATTAGCAATTGCAGGCATGGCTGACAGATTATAGGCTGGGATCTTGAAAAGATCACAGATGCTTTGCTCATGGAGGTTTATACTGTAGACTGAACTGGCCCCAGCAAATTCTATTAGCTGACAGACCACCTCTGCAGATACAGCTTCCCCATAATTAAAACTTTTTTCCTGTCTTCCATAACCAAAATAAGGGATCACGGTACGGATGTCAGTGATGCCCATGTTACTAATGGTTTTTAATATCAGGAAGAGTTCCATGAGGTTTTCATCCTGGGGGTAACCTGTGGATTGCACCACCACCACCCCATCTTCCACATCTCCTTTAATTCTTACGTAGCGTTCTCCATCAGGGAATTTTCGACTTTCAATGGGACAAAGTACATCATCCATCTCTCGGGCAATGTTTGCGGCTAATTTCTGGGAAGAGGATCCTCCGATTATCATTAAAATCACCAAAACTTAATTAATATATTACTAAAGATTTCAAATAGCTTATTTTTACTTCTCGGACTATTATTGCCATGAGAAGAAGCTGCCAGTTTTTTAGTTTCACTTTTAATTATTTGTTAACTTTATTAATAAGCTTCCCATAACATAGGTTAAATACAAGCTTAGAGAGGTAGTCCAATGCATGAATTATCCATGGCCCAGGCCATAGTGGACACAGTACTAGATGCTGCAGAGAAAAATAATGCCACAGAGGTAGTAGAAGTCACTATCGAAGTGGGAATGCTCACCATGCTAAATCCTGAGCAGTTAAAATTCTTATTAGATGTCATAGTAGAGGACACACTCCTTGAAAACGCAGAAATCATAATTGAAGATGTTCCAGTGGAAATTAACTGTCGTAGTTGTGAATTCACAGGACTGGCAAATACTGATGGTTCAGACCATTACTTGGCCATAGTATTATGTCCAGAGTGCGGGGAAAGGAATGTGGAAATCTTAACTGGAAAGGAATGTAATGTTAAAACTATTAAAATAGAAAAGAGTGATGAGGATGCATAAAGTTGCAGAAGTGGAAGTTCAACACGATATAATGGTGGCCAACCGTAAACTGGCCCGTAAAAATCAGAGAATACTGGACAAAGACCGAGTTTTTTCAGTGGATGTGGTGGGAGCCATAGGATCCGGGAAAACATCCCTCATTGAAGCCATAATAGATGCAGTTGACTACAAGATCGGTGTTATTGCAGGGGATGTTATCAGTAAATACGATGCAGGTCGGTTTGAAAAACATGACGTGCCTGTGGTAGGACTAAACACTGGTAAAGAGTGCCATTTAGATGCGCACCTGGTAGAACACGCACTGCATGACATGCCCCTGGAAGATATTGACGTTTTATTCATTGAAAATGTGGGTAACCTTATCTGTCCAGTGGATTTTGACCTGGGCAGTCACATGCGAATGGTGGTAATCAGTGTTACTGAAGGAGATGACACTGTGGAGAAACACCCATTGATCTTCCAGGATGCAGACCTGGTGGTCATCAACAAGGTGGACCTGGCTGAAGCAGTGGGTGCAGATGATGACAAAATGGTTAGTGATGTTAAGGAACTAAACCCAGAAGTACAGGTTATCAAAACCAGTCTTAAAACTGGAACCGGTTTTGAAGATGTTATTGGGGCTATTAATGCCTTCATAAACGACAATTGATTAAAAAAATCAATTTAGAGTTAAAATTAACGAGCTGGTGATGGGTTGAAGGTATGGATTGACATAGTTAACTCTCCTCATGTGCGGTTTTTCCACAGTATAATCCGCTACCTAGAGGAACAGGGTGAAGAAGTTTTTATAACTGCCCGCCGTTTTGGTGATGTGCACAGACTTCTGGATTTGTTTGGGATCGATTACCACCTGGTGGGATGGCATGGAGTGAGTCTGGAAGAAAAGCTCATCCGAAGTACACAGAGGGCTTACGAGCTTTCCCAAATTATAAGCAGGGAAAAACCAGATGTAGCTGTTTCTAAACACTCTATTGAGCTTCCCCGTGTTGCATATGGTTTAAATATTCCCAGCGTTTATGTTCTGGATAATGAACATGCCATAGCTGCTAATAAATTAACTTTATCTCTTTGTGATACCATTGTCCTCCCGGAAGTGATTGAAAAAGAATCAGTGGTTCGTTGTGGTGCAGATCCTGACCACTTGCTCCCTTACAATGGCACATCAGAGATCACTCATCTGGTGGACTTCCAGTACAATCCCCACATATTTGAGGACCTAAAATTAGACTTGGAAAAGGAAAAAACTATACTTATGAGGCCAGAACCTGCATTAGCTTCCTATTTAGATGCAGATTGTAGGAAAACTGTCCTATCTCCCATAGTTGAAGCTCTGGAGGATCAGGCCAACATTCTGGTGATACCGCGCTTCAGGGAACAGCAACAGATCTTTGAAAACGATGACAAGATCACTTTAATAAAGCCTCCTGTGGACACTTTTAGTCTTATGAAAGCATGTGACCTGGTGATAGGTGCTGGTGGAACCATGAACCGTGAAGCTGCTCTTCTAGGAACACCAGTGATATCTTGTTATCCGGGTAAATTACTTTCTGTGGATTCTTACTACATCAAAAAGGGTCTTATGAAACGTTCCACACGTGCTGAAGAAATAGTTGGAATGGCAAAGGAACTTCTAAATGATGACCACCACCACTCTGAACTTTCAAATGACGACCTGTTTGGGATCATCATTGACCGTATTTACCAGGCTGCAAATGGTGAAAACAAATAAATTTTAATTTAAATCTATTTTTAATTCTTTTCCATGATTTTTTTTCATGCCTAATTTGTACTTTTCATTTCAAATTAAGTGGAATACGACTTATTTTCAGGTAAGACGTATGGGAAACTCCTGAATAATTGCACCATTAACTAAAGAATTAGCACCTTAATTTTAATAAATCAGCTTGTATTTCTAGTGGAATTTACCGATTTTATTTCTAGTGGAATTTATTTAATGGAATATAATTCTTTGAAAATAAATTGAAAATATATTAAATAAAATAATTAAGAACTGTAATTGAAAATATAATTAATTTATAATAATTAAGAATTGGAATTGTAAATATAATTCAGTCAAAAAAAAAATTAAGCCTTTAATTAATGGACTGGCCGGGATTTGAACCCGGGGCCTCCGCCATGCCAAGGCGACGCTCTACCAACCTGAGCTACCAGCCCTCTACTACACTTATCTTTTCCGGTATTTAAACTTAATGCTGTTTCATACCAGGAAAAGTATTACTTGTTGAAATAGAATGTAAGATTAAGGAGAAAGAAGGTTAATAGAAATTTTTTGCCAGTATTTTTTTCCTGATTAATTTTAAAATTTTATTAGTGGTTAAAAATTTTATTGGGTGGTAAGTATTTCGTATTAAACTGGATATAACTATGTAAACCGGCGTTATTGCCGGTATTAAAGATTATAATAAATCCTGGAATGTATGGGATATTATTTCAATGTCAGATGATCTTTCACAAAAGCTTTTAAATACATGCCTTATAAGTATATAAAAATACGGATTGTAAAGTTAATATAATGAAGGAGATATTATAAAAACTAAATTAATATTAATTGAAATTAATTAGTTAGTTGAAATTAATCAGTTGAATATTATTGAATATTAAAATCATTAGAACAATATTCATCATGAATATTCAGATTTATTTAAAATTATTCATAACTCAAGGTAACTAATGCATTTAATAAATCATATGATTTTTTATGAATTTTTAAAGAATATAAACTATCCTTTTAGTAAATAAAGTCCTAAATTGGAGGAATTATATAGTATGGCTTTAATTGCTCAGAATCACCTACAGTACATAATAGAAATCGCGATCATAATCCAAATGGCGGTTATTTTCATATTAAACCTGGCACCAATGGGTTTGAACCTGATTCTCCTGTTGGCCATGATCGTGGCAGCAGGATTTGCCCTAATGTTTGGAGTAGATGCCCTGTTTTTGTTCATACCCGGATTCACTCACTCGGAATTTACCCATCCCTATGGGCCACTGGCTTTACTGGCAGTGGTAACCATAATGGCTGCTATTCCAATGATGAAAAAGTCTGGTATAAACACAAGAAGTCTTCAAATATACATGGGCGGGATTATACTCTTTATAACCATAGTTGGAGGGTTAATGCACCGGTCTTTCCTTTTACTATGGTTATTCGGACTTTTTATAGGATTCTTCATAATATCCAAATCTTTCCGCCAGAAATCAGTGTTCACTATCCGGAGGATCGCTCTGGTTATAGTGGCAGCACTGGTTGCTTTTGGATCACTGGAAGTACTCTCACGGGTGCTGGACATGAGTGTGCTCAGCCCACTGCTGCGACTTTCCAGGATTGAAAACTATGCAACCGCCAGTATTCAGATGGTAATTAAAAACACCACCCTCCTGGGACACCAGTTAGGGTCCTGTTATTGGGGTGATGCCTGTTTAGGGGGCTCTGATGGATACATATCCTTACCCGTAAACTTAATCACCCTATTCGGCCTACCTTTCCCCATATTCTACGGAATACTGGTAACCAAAAAAGATGTTATCGATTACATGCTTCCGGGCATATTTGGAATGGCTTTCGACTTCGGGTACCTGTTCCTTGTATTTTTATTGGGATGGTGCATCTTTGTAATGTACGCTGGATTTAGAGTACTCCGTATCTACCGCGAACGTCGAGAAAATGGGGACAAAGGTTGCCTGGGAAGAGAAGCCCTGCTGATAGGATCTTTAACTGCTTTCATTGCCCAGGGAACAATTGGATTGTTTTTAATGAACCGTTCTATTAATGGAACTGCTCTTTTAACCTTCCTGCTCCTGAGTGCCCTGGTGGTGGGACACGTGGTACTGGTTAAGAGAAATTAATAAAATAACAAGAAAATTGAGGAATGCATCATGAAAAAAGCCATTATATTATTAGGATGTCCTGAATCACCTTCACAAACTCCCCTGACGATTTATGCAGCCCATAAGTTAACTGGGATGGGTTACCATGTTACAGTGGTCAGCACACCATCAGCCAAGAAACTGGTGGAAGTATCTGATCCTGAAGAATATTACATACAGAACAAGATAGACATAGAATCATGTCTGGATGGATTAAATGAGGGAGATTATGATTTTCTTTTAGGATTCGTGGCTAAAGATGCTGCTGTAAGCTACTTTGTAACCTTTTACCACCTGCTCAATACCCAGAGCCTGGCACTGGTATTCCACCGTGATCAGGAAAAACTGGATTCCTTTGAAAACACAGTCCGGGAGAACACACAGGCAGATATTGCATCTGCAAGAGCATACCACAACCCCACACCCCTCAGAGTACGTTTAGACAGGGCACTGTTAAAACTGGAAAACCCTGATGAATCAAAGGATGAGATGGAAACTCCTAAAAAGAAGGATGAATCGGATAAAAAGGTTGAACCTATGAAAAATGAACTTGATAAACCGGAGGATTCCTAATGTTTTGCCTTGACACTTATCTACGTGAATCCGAAGATTACGAGATACACATGACACGATCCGGGTTCAAAGACTGTGCTCGTTTCATAGAAAAGAACGCCCCTGAAGTGGTCCATGTCAATCCGGGGGAAAAAATAGTGGGAGCCCGCATCATAGGGATACCCCCAGTACCCATTGGTATCAATGAGGAAAAAGGCACTATAATGCTCCCTTACACCAAACCATGCTATGGAACAGCAACAGTTGAGGTACCGGTTCCTCTTGAGGAACGGGAGAAGATAAGGGCTGTTAAAATAGATTAAATATTATTATTAGTTAATTACTATTCTAGTAATTACTATTTTTCATTAAATACAGTTCTCAGTAATTACTATTTTTCATTAACTACTATTCAATTAATTTTTTTCATTAATTACTAATATTAATTACTGTTTTTGTTAAAATACTATTTTTAGAATTCTTTTTATAAATTAAAAAAGCCATAAATCTAAAAAAAGTTATATTGAATGCATACAGTCTAAAAAACCATATTCATCCATTATCTGAAAGAAAAAAATTAAAAAAAGTTTAGAATTCATTAATCCCCAAATTTAATGATCTCTTTTGGTTTAATGTTACTTTCCCAGTCCCAGAAATGAGCTTCACCCTTGGAGATCCTGAATACAACCAGTTCGGGACCTTCAGCTGTGAGACCAAACTCAGCTAAAAAGGGTCGGTCAGCTAAAACCTTCTTTTTAATTTCAATATCATCCAAGAATTCAATCTCACCAGCCACTCTCAGCATGGTTCCCACTGCTTCATCAGGGTGGTAAAAGGCAAATTCCACCTTACCATTTTTCTCAAGCTGTCCCACCATTTCTTTCATGGTAGCAGTCTGGAAATAAAAACCAGTTTCATCCGCGTACCACATTCCCA belongs to uncultured Methanobacterium sp. and includes:
- a CDS encoding DUF1894 domain-containing protein, whose translation is MFCLDTYLRESEDYEIHMTRSGFKDCARFIEKNAPEVVHVNPGEKIVGARIIGIPPVPIGINEEKGTIMLPYTKPCYGTATVEVPVPLEEREKIRAVKID
- a CDS encoding pyridoxamine 5'-phosphate oxidase family protein, whose translation is MEFADCLKFANENPVAWLATSEGDQPRVRGMGMWYADETGFYFQTATMKEMVGQLEKNGKVEFAFYHPDEAVGTMLRVAGEIEFLDDIEIKKKVLADRPFLAEFGLTAEGPELVVFRISKGEAHFWDWESNIKPKEIIKFGD